The following coding sequences lie in one Salmo salar chromosome ssa13, Ssal_v3.1, whole genome shotgun sequence genomic window:
- the LOC106566788 gene encoding uncharacterized protein isoform X2, with the protein MTPESDIIPPFIRTRIYMYTVKPGGKEEEDDEDSVEDEECGRFGEMFMLNPDLPCEERLGPQAVLERRLGSLTAKANQEMTLE; encoded by the exons ATGACTCCTGAGAGTGATATCATCCCTCCTTTTATAAGAACTAGGATATACATGTATACAGTAAAGCCTGGGGGAAAAGAAGAAGAGGATGATGAGGACAGTGTGGAGGATGAAGAATGTGGAAG GTTTGGGGAAATGTTCATGCTGAACCCAGATCTTCCCTGTGAGGAGAGGCTGGGACCACAGGCCGTGCTGGAGAGGAGGCTGGGCAGCCTCACTGCTAAAGCGAACCAGGAAATGACACTTGAGTGA
- the LOC106566788 gene encoding DNA repair protein complementing XP-C cells isoform X1, which yields MTPESDIIPPFIRTRIYMYTVKPGGKEEEDDEDSVEDEECGREKRKAEFETYLRHMMNRFNKDVVEDTPKVWGNVHAEPRSSL from the exons ATGACTCCTGAGAGTGATATCATCCCTCCTTTTATAAGAACTAGGATATACATGTATACAGTAAAGCCTGGGGGAAAAGAAGAAGAGGATGATGAGGACAGTGTGGAGGATGAAGAATGTGGAAG GGAGAAGAGGAAGGCAGAGTTTGAGACCTACCTGCGACACATGATGAACCGCTTCAACAAAGATGTGGTGGAGGACACACCCAAG GTTTGGGGAAATGTTCATGCTGAACCCAGATCTTCCCTGTGA